Proteins encoded in a region of the Kryptolebias marmoratus isolate JLee-2015 linkage group LG14, ASM164957v2, whole genome shotgun sequence genome:
- the setd1ba gene encoding histone-lysine N-methyltransferase SETD1B-A isoform X1 gives MSKPGERNRLNEDHGRKQSSSLANGMDGHPVCSSAEKRSHHWRSYKLIIDPALKKGSHKLYRYDGQTFSMPNPGIPPVDVVRDPRIGRLWTKYKETDLPVPKFKIDECYVGPVPPKEVTFARLNDNIREGFLMDMCKKFGDIEEVEILYNPKNKKHLGIAKVVFENVKAAKVAVQSLHNTSVMGNIIHVELDPKGENRLRYFQLLMNGSYTPRTLPVGGEETREVSPLSLAEALLACEPIRRLSESNISSVAGALPPSSSTTPLSLETGYSSLKQDTPQSQGTPRQPGTPFSQDSSYSSRQSTPAYQSSRPESSGGYKSRRHESKFQDAYNRRPERPQYRSNMYRSTTSEQAPSRQLQLTPPEPPPSATSFSYTAPPPATPNFKSAFSPYQAPLPPAFPPSEPPFHHPAQREGEYLRPPQPPLAPPTDFLPSKDRPETPPIPEPPPEPLPHPSTPPPQTPEGCPSPGSPALDSERNSLDSRIEMLLKEKRTKLLPFLEERDSDNEVRMEGSPISSSSSQLSPIPPYTSSSQGGQQNSRPPSTGLEDISPTPLPDSDDEDPVPGTASLNRRVGSPAHEKSKSDLKDGPFGGQAPPDKTDPGPQSSGEDMEISDDEMPGAPITSGDCGIVNADMSPMQTMSMHPAGYHHLQAGFAMSHHHLGPHAAMSGHPAHLGGHPGVPPHMLAPMSPYAPSMIQLMGLMNCVPWERWSTVPMSFQMQQQMLSRMAQTRGPYSYPHFMDGCASGLFGGHYQPLSMDATPACSTGASGHEWSHPSLPKFNPTVPPPGYDTKKEDPHKATVDGVLLVIVKELKAIMKRDLNRKMVEVVAFRAFDEWWEKKEHSAKASLTPVKGAEGKEEEKPKPKETLASSLLENWNKGEGLGFEGMGLGIGLRGAIRLPSFKVKRKDPPEAAAAGDNKRARPSTPVDDELEDEDRDRDPAELGSGDSKTDGDSASAKRRHSRPLELDSEGEEEMDTSEKEEEESDVEEDEPDEKKDIDRLSSVKESDNEERDDEEDKGSTSDSASSDSSDDEADSSASSKASSDSSAESSDSSVESSDSEYELSSEEEDEEEEETAADDEMDGKEAATSSSSSSSSSSSDEADKEVNSKPPSPPSVAVRELKEERGDEEVLSLKSKHRPPSPEENRKPPSPKGVPVKEETIRVDGNISVVKLEPKEYVTNLRPPTPTGALPDSDQETKTKGKAEPEESPCTPVGLVPSHPNAPASKSISASLMHLPLPPHPAVEGRSLLHPPPSPLPDFPQRPRLPTVEDIPRTPGRDLMERARSLGKSQSTDTVPNTPGSDAPLTGSSLLLSSPHIPGSPFSYPSQSPVLSAGVPRTPGRDLTFTPVFPDPAALSLNRKSLDEGAVFKEPPVTALPNQVLSAATEDSATIPEDLPAKLAADVPGLLDTTPSKKKPGRPKKAPAISSADDSLEFSSESMDLPRESLFGALSLQMTSVKSPKHSSLDFREGEDEPQTTLLPPADGFISYKKEASALSKPARRSRRGWEELLLDSLSPVTTPPRAYFSPRSEFEEMTILYDIWNEGIDEEDIRLLQITYDKMLQQDIGNDWLNDTLWVNHPPTNIPGVKKKKKEDGMRDHMTGCARSEGYYKIDKKDKVKYLQSSRLQSEEPPVDTQGMSIPAQVHASTRAGSERRSEQRRLLSSFACDSDLLKFNQLKFRKKKIRFCKSHIHDWGLFAMEPIAADEMVIEYVGQNIRQVIADMREKRYEEEGIGSSYMFRVDHDTIIDATKCGNFARFINHSCNPNCYAKVITVEAQKKIVIYSRQPINVNEEITYDYKFPIEDEKIPCLCGAENCRGTLN, from the exons ATGTCCAAGCCGGGGGAGAGGAACAGATTGAACGAAGACCATGGCAGAAAGCAGAGTTCAA GTCTGGCGAACGGCATGGACGGTCATCCCGTCTGCAGCTCGGCGGAGAAGCGGAGTCACCACTGGAGAAGTTACAAGTTGATCATCGACCCGGCGCTGAAGAAGGGATCGCACAAACTGTATCGCTACGATGGGCAGACTTTCAGCATGCCA AACCCCGGGATACCACCAGTGGACGTCGTCCGAGATCCGAGAATCGGTCGTCTCTGGACCAAGTACAAAGAGACAGACCTGCCTGTGCCTAAATTTAAG ATTGACGAGTGCTACGTGGGGCCCGTGCCCCCGAAGGAGGTGACGTTCGCCCGGCTGAACGACAACATCAGGGAAGGCTTTCTCATGGACATGTGCAAAAAGTTCGGCGACATCGAGGAGGTAGAGATCCTGTACAACCCCAAGAACAAGAAGCACCTGGGGATTGCCAAAGTCGTCTTCGAGAACGTCAAGGCCGCCAAGGTGGCCGTCCAGTCGCTGCACAACACGTCTGTGATGGGAAACATCATCCACGTGGAGCTGGACCCGAAAG GTGAGAATCGCCTCAGGTACTTCCAGCTCCTGATGAACGGCAGCTACACCCCACGGACGCTGCCGGTCGGTGGAGAGGAGACCCGAGAGGTTTCCCCTCTGAGCCTGGCAGAGGCATTACTg GCCTGCGAGCCCATCCGCAGGTTGTCCGAGAGCAACATATCGTCTGTGGCCGGAGCTCTGCCGCCCAGCAGCTCCACCACTCCCCTCAGCCTGGAGACGGGTTACTCCAGCCTGAAGCAGGACACGCCGCAGTCCCAGGGAACCCCGCGGCAGCCGGGCACGCCCTTCTCTCAGGACTCCAGTTATTCCAGCCGGCAGTCCACGCCGGCGTACCAGTCGAGCCGTCCCGAGAGCTCCGGAGGCTACAAGTCTCGTCGGCATGAGAGTAAGTTCCAGGACGCGTACAACCGCAGACCAGAGAGGCCTCAGTATCGGAGCAACATGTACCGAAGCACGACGTCGGAACAGGCTCCCTCGCGACAGCTCCAGCTCACGCCACCCGAACCTCCGCCTTCCGCCACTTCCTTCAGCTACACGGCGCCTCCTCCTGCCACGCCAAACTTCAAGTCCGCCTTCTCGCCCTACCAGGCTCCTTTGCCGCCCGCCTTTCCTCCATCCGAGCCCCCTTTCCATCACCCGGCCCAAAGGGAGGGCGAGTACCTCCGACCACCGCAGCCGCCGCTGGCCCCTCCCACGGACTTTTTGCCCAGCAAGGACCGACCGGAAACGCCTCCGATCCCAGAGCCGCCGCCGGAACCCCTTCCCCATCCGAGTACCCCTCCTCCTCAGACGCCGGAGGGCTGCCCCTCGCCGGGCTCCCCGGCGCTGGATTCGGAGCGCAACAGCCTGGATTCACGCATCGAGATGCTCCTCAAggagaaaaggacaaaactgcTGCCGTTCCTGGAAGAGCGGGACTCGGACAACGAGGTGCGAATGGAGGGAAGTCCCATTTCCTCCTCGTCCTCTCAACTGTCCCCAATCCCGCCTTACACGAGTAGCTCGCAGGGCGGCCAGCAGAATTCCCGTCCCCCTAGCACGGGCTTGGAGGACATCAGCCCGACCCCACTGCCAGACTCGGACGACGAAGACCCGGTTCCTGGAACCGCCTCGCTGAACAGAAGAGTCGGTTCTCCCGCCCAcgaaaaaagcaaaagtgacCTCAAAGACGGCCCTTTTGGAGGCCAGGCTCCCCCAGATAAAACGGACCCG GGCCCTCAGTCGTCAGGAGAAGACATGGAAATCTCGGACGACGAGATGCCCGGAGCTCCGATCACCAGTGGAGACTGTGGCATCGTAAACGCCGACATGTCCCCCATGCAGACCATGTCCATGCATCCCGCCGGCTACCACCACCTGCAGGCCGGCTTCGCCATGTCCCACCACCACCTGGGCCCTCACGCCGCCATGTCGGGACATCCCGCCCACCTGGGCGGTCACCCCGGGGTCCCCCCCCATATGCTGGCCCCCATGAGTCCCTACGCCCCGAGCATGATCCAGCTGATGGGGCTGATGAACTGCGTGCCGTGGGAACGGTGGAGCACGGTCCCCATGTCCTTCCAGATGCAGCAGCAGATGCTGAGCCGCATGGCTCAGACCAGAGGGCCCTACTCGTATCCCCATTTCATGGACGGCTGCGCGTCCGGGCTGTTCGGGGGACACTACCAGCCTCTGTCTATGGACGCTACACCCGCTTGCAGCACAGGAGCGTCCGGGCATGAGTGGAGCCATCCCAGTTTGCCAAAGTTCAACCCCACCGTTCCTCCTCCGGGATATGATACTAAGAAAGAGGATCCCCACAAGGCCACGGTGGACGGCGTGCTGCTGGTCATCGTCAAGGAGCTGAAGGCCATCATGAAGAGGGACCTCAATCGCAAAATGGTGGAGGTGGTGGCTTTCAGGGCTTTCGATGAGTGGTGGGAAAAGAAGGAACATTCGGCAAAG GCATCCTTGACTCCAGTGAAGGGCGCTgagggaaaagaagaagaaaagcccAAACCTAAGGAGACGCTGGCCTCCAGTCTGCTCGAGAACTGGAATAAGGGCGAGGGGCTCGGCTTTGAAGGAATGGGTCTAGGGATTGGTTTGCGAGGAGCCATCCGGCTGCCCTCCTTTAAG GTGAAAAGGAAAGACCCGCCCGAGGCCGCGGCAGCCGGCGACAATAAGCGAGCCCGGCCGTCCACCCCGGTGGATGACGAGCTGGAGGATGAag ACCGGGACCGAGACCCAGCTGAGCTCGGCTCGGGCGATTCCAAAACGGACGGCGACAGCGCGTCGGCAAAGAGGCGGCACTCGCGACCGCTTGAGCTGGACAgcgagggagaggaggagatggacacctcggagaaggaggaggaagagtctGACGTGGAGGAAGACGAGCCTGATGAAAAGAAGGACATTGACAGGCTGTCGTCCGTCAAG GAAAGCGACAACGAGGAGCGGGATGATGAAGAGGACAAAGGCTCAACTAGCGACAGTGCATCCTCTGATTCATCTGATGATG AAGCCGACAGCTCTGCCTCCTCCAAGGCCAGCTCCGACTCGTCGGCGGAGAGCTCCGACTCCTCGGTGGAAAGCTCCGACTCGGAGTACGAGCTGAGCTccgaggaggaagacgaggaagaggaagagacgGCGGCGGATGATGAGATGGACGGCAAAGAAGCGGCGACctcttcgtcctcctcttcctcgtcgtCGTCCTCCGACGAGGCGGACAAGGAGGTGAACAGTAAACCACCGAGTCCTCCCTCAGTGGCAGTCagggagctgaaggaggagcgCGGGGATGAGGAGGTGCTAAGTCTCAAATCTAAACACAGACCTCCCAGTCCTGAGGAGAACCGGAAGCCGCCGTCTCCTAAAGGTGTTCCAG ttaaAGAGGAAACGATTCGGGTTGATGGAAACATCAGTGTCGTTAAGCTTGAACCTAAGGAGTACGTGACAAACCTCCGGCCCCCCACTCCCACAGGGGCCCTGCCCGACAGCGACCAGGAGACAAAAACCAAAGGTAAAGCGGAGCCCGAAGAATCCCCCTGCACCCCCGTGGGATTAGTCCCATCCCATCCAAATGCACCGGCCTCTAAGTCCATCTCTGCCTCCCTAATGCACCTTCCCCTCCCTCCTCACCCTGCCGTAGAAGGTCGGTCCCTCCTCCACCCTCCCCCCAGCCCGCTCCCCGACTTCCCCCAGCGGCCCAGGCTCCCCACGGTCGAGGACATCCCTCGGACGCCGGGCAGGGACCTGATGGAGCGCGCCCGGAGCCTGGGCAAGTCTCAGAGCACCGACACTGTGCCCAACACGCCCGGCAGCGACGCGCCTCTGACGGGCAGCAGCCTGTTGCTCAGCTCCCCTCACATCCCTGGTAGCCCCTTCTCCTACCCCTCGCAGTCCCCCGTCCTCAGCGCAGGAGTCCCTCGTACGCCAGGAAGAGACTTAACGTTCACCCCTGTCTTCCCTGACCCCGCAGCACTTTCGCTAAATAGGAAGAGCCTCGACGAAGGAGCCGTTTTTAAGGAGCCACCGGTCACTGCTCTGCCTAACCAGGTCCTGTCGGCTGCCACAGAGGACTCCGCCACCATACCTGAAGATCTCCCTGCGAAACTCGCTGCCGACGTTCCGGGGCTGTTGGACACCACGCCATCGAAGAAGAAGCCCGGACGACCCAAAAAGGCCCCAGCTATCTCTTCAGCCGACGACTCTTTGGAGTTCTCATCGGAGTCCATGGATCTGCCTCGGGAgtccctctttggagctctgtcCCTCCAGATGACGTCGGTCAAGTCGCCCAAGCACTCCAGCCTGGACTTCCGGGAAGGAGAGGACGAGCCTCAGACGACGCTCCTGCCTCCCGCTGACGGCTTCATCTCCTACAAAAAGGAGGCGTCGGCGCTTTCGAAGCCCGCTCGGAGGTCGAGGCGCGGCTGGGAGGAGCTGCTCCTGGACAGCCTGTCCCCCGTCACCACCCCCCCCCGGGCGTATTTCAGCCCGCGCTCCGAGTTCGAGGAGATGACCATCCTGTACGACATCTGGAACGAAGGCATAGACGAGGAGGACATCCGACTTCTGCAGATCACGTACGACAAGATGCTGCAGCAGGACATCGGCAACGACTGGCTCAATGACACGCTCTGGGTCAACCATCCTC CGACCAACATCCCGGGggtgaagaaaaagaagaaagaagacgGCATGAGGGATCACATGACGGGCTGCGCTCGAAGCGAGGGGTACTACAAAATCGACAAGAAGGACAAAGTGAAGTACCTGCAGAGCTCCCGGCTGCAGTCAGAGGAGCCGCCGGTCGACACACAG GGTATGAGCATTCCCGCGCAGGTCCACGCCTCGACCAGAGCCGGCTCGGAGCGGCGATCGGAGCAGCGGCGCCTGCTGTCCTCGTTCGCCTGCGACAGCGACCTGCTCAAGTTCAACCAGCTGAAG TTCCGTAAGAAAAAGATCAGATTCTGCAAATCGCACATCCACGACTGGGGTCTTTTTGCCATGGAGCCCATTGCTGCTGATGAAATGGTGATCGAGTACGTGGGCCAGAACATCAGACAG gTGATCGCGGACATGCGGGAGAAGCGCTACGAGGAGGAGGGCATCGGCAGCAGCTACATGTTCCGAGTGGACCACGACACCATCATCGACGCCACCAAGTGCGGCAACTTCGCCCGTTTCATCAACCACAGCTGCAAC CCGAACTGCTACGCCAAGGTCATCACGGTGGAGGCGCAGAAGAAGATCGTCATCTACTCCAGGCAGCCGATCAACGTCAACGAGGAGATCACGTACGACTACAAGTTCCCCATCGAGGACGAGAAGATCCCGTGTTTGTGCGGCGCGGAGAACTGCAGGGGCACGCTCAATTAA
- the setd1ba gene encoding histone-lysine N-methyltransferase SETD1B-A isoform X2, with product MDGHPVCSSAEKRSHHWRSYKLIIDPALKKGSHKLYRYDGQTFSMPNPGIPPVDVVRDPRIGRLWTKYKETDLPVPKFKIDECYVGPVPPKEVTFARLNDNIREGFLMDMCKKFGDIEEVEILYNPKNKKHLGIAKVVFENVKAAKVAVQSLHNTSVMGNIIHVELDPKGENRLRYFQLLMNGSYTPRTLPVGGEETREVSPLSLAEALLACEPIRRLSESNISSVAGALPPSSSTTPLSLETGYSSLKQDTPQSQGTPRQPGTPFSQDSSYSSRQSTPAYQSSRPESSGGYKSRRHESKFQDAYNRRPERPQYRSNMYRSTTSEQAPSRQLQLTPPEPPPSATSFSYTAPPPATPNFKSAFSPYQAPLPPAFPPSEPPFHHPAQREGEYLRPPQPPLAPPTDFLPSKDRPETPPIPEPPPEPLPHPSTPPPQTPEGCPSPGSPALDSERNSLDSRIEMLLKEKRTKLLPFLEERDSDNEVRMEGSPISSSSSQLSPIPPYTSSSQGGQQNSRPPSTGLEDISPTPLPDSDDEDPVPGTASLNRRVGSPAHEKSKSDLKDGPFGGQAPPDKTDPGPQSSGEDMEISDDEMPGAPITSGDCGIVNADMSPMQTMSMHPAGYHHLQAGFAMSHHHLGPHAAMSGHPAHLGGHPGVPPHMLAPMSPYAPSMIQLMGLMNCVPWERWSTVPMSFQMQQQMLSRMAQTRGPYSYPHFMDGCASGLFGGHYQPLSMDATPACSTGASGHEWSHPSLPKFNPTVPPPGYDTKKEDPHKATVDGVLLVIVKELKAIMKRDLNRKMVEVVAFRAFDEWWEKKEHSAKASLTPVKGAEGKEEEKPKPKETLASSLLENWNKGEGLGFEGMGLGIGLRGAIRLPSFKVKRKDPPEAAAAGDNKRARPSTPVDDELEDEDRDRDPAELGSGDSKTDGDSASAKRRHSRPLELDSEGEEEMDTSEKEEEESDVEEDEPDEKKDIDRLSSVKESDNEERDDEEDKGSTSDSASSDSSDDEADSSASSKASSDSSAESSDSSVESSDSEYELSSEEEDEEEEETAADDEMDGKEAATSSSSSSSSSSSDEADKEVNSKPPSPPSVAVRELKEERGDEEVLSLKSKHRPPSPEENRKPPSPKGVPVKEETIRVDGNISVVKLEPKEYVTNLRPPTPTGALPDSDQETKTKGKAEPEESPCTPVGLVPSHPNAPASKSISASLMHLPLPPHPAVEGRSLLHPPPSPLPDFPQRPRLPTVEDIPRTPGRDLMERARSLGKSQSTDTVPNTPGSDAPLTGSSLLLSSPHIPGSPFSYPSQSPVLSAGVPRTPGRDLTFTPVFPDPAALSLNRKSLDEGAVFKEPPVTALPNQVLSAATEDSATIPEDLPAKLAADVPGLLDTTPSKKKPGRPKKAPAISSADDSLEFSSESMDLPRESLFGALSLQMTSVKSPKHSSLDFREGEDEPQTTLLPPADGFISYKKEASALSKPARRSRRGWEELLLDSLSPVTTPPRAYFSPRSEFEEMTILYDIWNEGIDEEDIRLLQITYDKMLQQDIGNDWLNDTLWVNHPPTNIPGVKKKKKEDGMRDHMTGCARSEGYYKIDKKDKVKYLQSSRLQSEEPPVDTQGMSIPAQVHASTRAGSERRSEQRRLLSSFACDSDLLKFNQLKFRKKKIRFCKSHIHDWGLFAMEPIAADEMVIEYVGQNIRQVIADMREKRYEEEGIGSSYMFRVDHDTIIDATKCGNFARFINHSCNPNCYAKVITVEAQKKIVIYSRQPINVNEEITYDYKFPIEDEKIPCLCGAENCRGTLN from the exons ATGGACGGTCATCCCGTCTGCAGCTCGGCGGAGAAGCGGAGTCACCACTGGAGAAGTTACAAGTTGATCATCGACCCGGCGCTGAAGAAGGGATCGCACAAACTGTATCGCTACGATGGGCAGACTTTCAGCATGCCA AACCCCGGGATACCACCAGTGGACGTCGTCCGAGATCCGAGAATCGGTCGTCTCTGGACCAAGTACAAAGAGACAGACCTGCCTGTGCCTAAATTTAAG ATTGACGAGTGCTACGTGGGGCCCGTGCCCCCGAAGGAGGTGACGTTCGCCCGGCTGAACGACAACATCAGGGAAGGCTTTCTCATGGACATGTGCAAAAAGTTCGGCGACATCGAGGAGGTAGAGATCCTGTACAACCCCAAGAACAAGAAGCACCTGGGGATTGCCAAAGTCGTCTTCGAGAACGTCAAGGCCGCCAAGGTGGCCGTCCAGTCGCTGCACAACACGTCTGTGATGGGAAACATCATCCACGTGGAGCTGGACCCGAAAG GTGAGAATCGCCTCAGGTACTTCCAGCTCCTGATGAACGGCAGCTACACCCCACGGACGCTGCCGGTCGGTGGAGAGGAGACCCGAGAGGTTTCCCCTCTGAGCCTGGCAGAGGCATTACTg GCCTGCGAGCCCATCCGCAGGTTGTCCGAGAGCAACATATCGTCTGTGGCCGGAGCTCTGCCGCCCAGCAGCTCCACCACTCCCCTCAGCCTGGAGACGGGTTACTCCAGCCTGAAGCAGGACACGCCGCAGTCCCAGGGAACCCCGCGGCAGCCGGGCACGCCCTTCTCTCAGGACTCCAGTTATTCCAGCCGGCAGTCCACGCCGGCGTACCAGTCGAGCCGTCCCGAGAGCTCCGGAGGCTACAAGTCTCGTCGGCATGAGAGTAAGTTCCAGGACGCGTACAACCGCAGACCAGAGAGGCCTCAGTATCGGAGCAACATGTACCGAAGCACGACGTCGGAACAGGCTCCCTCGCGACAGCTCCAGCTCACGCCACCCGAACCTCCGCCTTCCGCCACTTCCTTCAGCTACACGGCGCCTCCTCCTGCCACGCCAAACTTCAAGTCCGCCTTCTCGCCCTACCAGGCTCCTTTGCCGCCCGCCTTTCCTCCATCCGAGCCCCCTTTCCATCACCCGGCCCAAAGGGAGGGCGAGTACCTCCGACCACCGCAGCCGCCGCTGGCCCCTCCCACGGACTTTTTGCCCAGCAAGGACCGACCGGAAACGCCTCCGATCCCAGAGCCGCCGCCGGAACCCCTTCCCCATCCGAGTACCCCTCCTCCTCAGACGCCGGAGGGCTGCCCCTCGCCGGGCTCCCCGGCGCTGGATTCGGAGCGCAACAGCCTGGATTCACGCATCGAGATGCTCCTCAAggagaaaaggacaaaactgcTGCCGTTCCTGGAAGAGCGGGACTCGGACAACGAGGTGCGAATGGAGGGAAGTCCCATTTCCTCCTCGTCCTCTCAACTGTCCCCAATCCCGCCTTACACGAGTAGCTCGCAGGGCGGCCAGCAGAATTCCCGTCCCCCTAGCACGGGCTTGGAGGACATCAGCCCGACCCCACTGCCAGACTCGGACGACGAAGACCCGGTTCCTGGAACCGCCTCGCTGAACAGAAGAGTCGGTTCTCCCGCCCAcgaaaaaagcaaaagtgacCTCAAAGACGGCCCTTTTGGAGGCCAGGCTCCCCCAGATAAAACGGACCCG GGCCCTCAGTCGTCAGGAGAAGACATGGAAATCTCGGACGACGAGATGCCCGGAGCTCCGATCACCAGTGGAGACTGTGGCATCGTAAACGCCGACATGTCCCCCATGCAGACCATGTCCATGCATCCCGCCGGCTACCACCACCTGCAGGCCGGCTTCGCCATGTCCCACCACCACCTGGGCCCTCACGCCGCCATGTCGGGACATCCCGCCCACCTGGGCGGTCACCCCGGGGTCCCCCCCCATATGCTGGCCCCCATGAGTCCCTACGCCCCGAGCATGATCCAGCTGATGGGGCTGATGAACTGCGTGCCGTGGGAACGGTGGAGCACGGTCCCCATGTCCTTCCAGATGCAGCAGCAGATGCTGAGCCGCATGGCTCAGACCAGAGGGCCCTACTCGTATCCCCATTTCATGGACGGCTGCGCGTCCGGGCTGTTCGGGGGACACTACCAGCCTCTGTCTATGGACGCTACACCCGCTTGCAGCACAGGAGCGTCCGGGCATGAGTGGAGCCATCCCAGTTTGCCAAAGTTCAACCCCACCGTTCCTCCTCCGGGATATGATACTAAGAAAGAGGATCCCCACAAGGCCACGGTGGACGGCGTGCTGCTGGTCATCGTCAAGGAGCTGAAGGCCATCATGAAGAGGGACCTCAATCGCAAAATGGTGGAGGTGGTGGCTTTCAGGGCTTTCGATGAGTGGTGGGAAAAGAAGGAACATTCGGCAAAG GCATCCTTGACTCCAGTGAAGGGCGCTgagggaaaagaagaagaaaagcccAAACCTAAGGAGACGCTGGCCTCCAGTCTGCTCGAGAACTGGAATAAGGGCGAGGGGCTCGGCTTTGAAGGAATGGGTCTAGGGATTGGTTTGCGAGGAGCCATCCGGCTGCCCTCCTTTAAG GTGAAAAGGAAAGACCCGCCCGAGGCCGCGGCAGCCGGCGACAATAAGCGAGCCCGGCCGTCCACCCCGGTGGATGACGAGCTGGAGGATGAag ACCGGGACCGAGACCCAGCTGAGCTCGGCTCGGGCGATTCCAAAACGGACGGCGACAGCGCGTCGGCAAAGAGGCGGCACTCGCGACCGCTTGAGCTGGACAgcgagggagaggaggagatggacacctcggagaaggaggaggaagagtctGACGTGGAGGAAGACGAGCCTGATGAAAAGAAGGACATTGACAGGCTGTCGTCCGTCAAG GAAAGCGACAACGAGGAGCGGGATGATGAAGAGGACAAAGGCTCAACTAGCGACAGTGCATCCTCTGATTCATCTGATGATG AAGCCGACAGCTCTGCCTCCTCCAAGGCCAGCTCCGACTCGTCGGCGGAGAGCTCCGACTCCTCGGTGGAAAGCTCCGACTCGGAGTACGAGCTGAGCTccgaggaggaagacgaggaagaggaagagacgGCGGCGGATGATGAGATGGACGGCAAAGAAGCGGCGACctcttcgtcctcctcttcctcgtcgtCGTCCTCCGACGAGGCGGACAAGGAGGTGAACAGTAAACCACCGAGTCCTCCCTCAGTGGCAGTCagggagctgaaggaggagcgCGGGGATGAGGAGGTGCTAAGTCTCAAATCTAAACACAGACCTCCCAGTCCTGAGGAGAACCGGAAGCCGCCGTCTCCTAAAGGTGTTCCAG ttaaAGAGGAAACGATTCGGGTTGATGGAAACATCAGTGTCGTTAAGCTTGAACCTAAGGAGTACGTGACAAACCTCCGGCCCCCCACTCCCACAGGGGCCCTGCCCGACAGCGACCAGGAGACAAAAACCAAAGGTAAAGCGGAGCCCGAAGAATCCCCCTGCACCCCCGTGGGATTAGTCCCATCCCATCCAAATGCACCGGCCTCTAAGTCCATCTCTGCCTCCCTAATGCACCTTCCCCTCCCTCCTCACCCTGCCGTAGAAGGTCGGTCCCTCCTCCACCCTCCCCCCAGCCCGCTCCCCGACTTCCCCCAGCGGCCCAGGCTCCCCACGGTCGAGGACATCCCTCGGACGCCGGGCAGGGACCTGATGGAGCGCGCCCGGAGCCTGGGCAAGTCTCAGAGCACCGACACTGTGCCCAACACGCCCGGCAGCGACGCGCCTCTGACGGGCAGCAGCCTGTTGCTCAGCTCCCCTCACATCCCTGGTAGCCCCTTCTCCTACCCCTCGCAGTCCCCCGTCCTCAGCGCAGGAGTCCCTCGTACGCCAGGAAGAGACTTAACGTTCACCCCTGTCTTCCCTGACCCCGCAGCACTTTCGCTAAATAGGAAGAGCCTCGACGAAGGAGCCGTTTTTAAGGAGCCACCGGTCACTGCTCTGCCTAACCAGGTCCTGTCGGCTGCCACAGAGGACTCCGCCACCATACCTGAAGATCTCCCTGCGAAACTCGCTGCCGACGTTCCGGGGCTGTTGGACACCACGCCATCGAAGAAGAAGCCCGGACGACCCAAAAAGGCCCCAGCTATCTCTTCAGCCGACGACTCTTTGGAGTTCTCATCGGAGTCCATGGATCTGCCTCGGGAgtccctctttggagctctgtcCCTCCAGATGACGTCGGTCAAGTCGCCCAAGCACTCCAGCCTGGACTTCCGGGAAGGAGAGGACGAGCCTCAGACGACGCTCCTGCCTCCCGCTGACGGCTTCATCTCCTACAAAAAGGAGGCGTCGGCGCTTTCGAAGCCCGCTCGGAGGTCGAGGCGCGGCTGGGAGGAGCTGCTCCTGGACAGCCTGTCCCCCGTCACCACCCCCCCCCGGGCGTATTTCAGCCCGCGCTCCGAGTTCGAGGAGATGACCATCCTGTACGACATCTGGAACGAAGGCATAGACGAGGAGGACATCCGACTTCTGCAGATCACGTACGACAAGATGCTGCAGCAGGACATCGGCAACGACTGGCTCAATGACACGCTCTGGGTCAACCATCCTC CGACCAACATCCCGGGggtgaagaaaaagaagaaagaagacgGCATGAGGGATCACATGACGGGCTGCGCTCGAAGCGAGGGGTACTACAAAATCGACAAGAAGGACAAAGTGAAGTACCTGCAGAGCTCCCGGCTGCAGTCAGAGGAGCCGCCGGTCGACACACAG GGTATGAGCATTCCCGCGCAGGTCCACGCCTCGACCAGAGCCGGCTCGGAGCGGCGATCGGAGCAGCGGCGCCTGCTGTCCTCGTTCGCCTGCGACAGCGACCTGCTCAAGTTCAACCAGCTGAAG TTCCGTAAGAAAAAGATCAGATTCTGCAAATCGCACATCCACGACTGGGGTCTTTTTGCCATGGAGCCCATTGCTGCTGATGAAATGGTGATCGAGTACGTGGGCCAGAACATCAGACAG gTGATCGCGGACATGCGGGAGAAGCGCTACGAGGAGGAGGGCATCGGCAGCAGCTACATGTTCCGAGTGGACCACGACACCATCATCGACGCCACCAAGTGCGGCAACTTCGCCCGTTTCATCAACCACAGCTGCAAC CCGAACTGCTACGCCAAGGTCATCACGGTGGAGGCGCAGAAGAAGATCGTCATCTACTCCAGGCAGCCGATCAACGTCAACGAGGAGATCACGTACGACTACAAGTTCCCCATCGAGGACGAGAAGATCCCGTGTTTGTGCGGCGCGGAGAACTGCAGGGGCACGCTCAATTAA